The following is a genomic window from Danaus plexippus chromosome 28, MEX_DaPlex, whole genome shotgun sequence.
ttGTCTCTTCACTTCATCTTTGTTAATTCTATTACATAcctaacaattattattccattagatatgtattaaaatattctctatgaagaaaaaaaatttttgaattaagagaaaaaaattatagttggGATATATTATGAAACCTAGTCTTGGTGTTATATTTaggtgttttttttcttctaaaataaaatgttttcaagttataagtgttaatcttttaatagtaataaaaaaaattatatcaattagtatattttaataaaattaaattatggcctaaaatttatcatatactcataaaaaaatttaactctcAACATTATTCTCAATgttacagataaataaaacgaaagtTATTAGTTGAGGAAGTGATCATTTTATACACAGAGTGTAATACACAAACAATCGAGAAAAGTCATAGTCAAAATACTAGTATGGAAAAGCCTTGCattatgtcaaataaatatctgttaattttaattattaaaaaataagtatttgtcTTATTATCATTGTCATCTGTAATAGGTAAATGTATAATCCTTTGGCACCGCTTCAAGAGTGCAGTGACATTAGGGGAAGTGACGTCATTCACATCCAGACCTGCTTGATATATAGAAATTGATCATGTGCTAATTGTGGCATGTTGggataatgaattatatatatatatatatatatatataattgtcaaTGGTCACAGTAATGTATTTGattgtttagtattttttatatcttctatacattattatatgtagtaTGTACAGTCGtctgtgtatttatatacatacatatattagtttcatatggAAACGTACATATGTCATAATGATTTGTCACCCATACAACCTGATACACTTAGGTTATCAGTGAAGGCATTATCACATGGAATGAAACATGTTGTTTATAAAGCACTAGTTGTTTTAACCGACTCCGCCTGGCACGGATGctcaaagaaatattacatctattacaatattattgtaaaggttcctttgataaatatttttaacgtaagcgcgacatacatttttacgaatgattttttttttattatataaatattatttaccagCAGTTTTTATTGATTACTTGAAATTTCTAtagttagttattatatacagagtaaataaagataaaaagaaaaatgttttattcctATTTATCAATTCTATTTTGaaagtaaagtatttttttcagtgtataactgataatttattgctatgcaatattataaagaactaACTACAGTAGTTCTTAATGTGCCTATATCGTTTAAtaacacgtttttttttttgaaccgATATCGTGTTATAACTGGCCACGGAAATTAACAGctgatataatacaattaagtgtttataattataaatgtattttgttacatgttttttactttatcgGAGTTACGAAATTCACGTAAAAGTAGATCGCGTGGCCGATCTTAACATAGTGGTTTGTGTTTGAAAACACTCTGTACTAGgattctttaaatttgttgtactgacatcaaacaaaattttaacttacaaaCAAGTCTACTAGTAATAATTAGTACTGCATAATCTACACAAGAATTATGCTAACCTGGCTTGAGAAATATATGAGAAGTGATTGGCAGTGTCTACTATTACTGgcttttatatcaaatgtcaTTTCCGTAACGTTTTCCCTCGGGAAGCAGACGGTATTTCGGGATGAATTGTTACCTATACGCTATTCATACATAACTGTGAAGTTTGTTCAAAATCGGTCTAGTAGATTCTGCTTAATACATTCACTAACATCACACATTCCTTACTTACAAAACATGTCTGTCATAATCAGTGTCCCCCAATCCCGTTGCCCTTTCTCTGTGATGGTGTCAACTGCGTACAGGGGGATATATTGACTTAGCATTGGAAGCATCATAACCTAGAATGGGTTGTGGTGTGCCGAAAatgttaatacatatatatttatatatatatatatatatatatatatatgtgtgtgtgtgtgtgcgacTATTACTTCATCATTTTGTTGTTGTAGTGTtacatttgttaatattttgttatagataCAACAGGCGGGTGCGAgcaacatacataatataagtcAATCGGGACAACCACAATTGTTGGGTGAGTGGTCAATATAGATTTGATAACACTTAACATTCCCATAGAGACTGTGATGAAACACATGCGATGTGCGATGCTGATTTACACTGATGATACAAGCATGCTGCCTTCCTTCTGACGTCTCTTATAATTGTATGGACATGTCTATTTAGTCTTCACATCATTAAGATTGaatcaatattcaataatacttttccgatagttttaatatgtattgacaTATAATATAGCGATGTAATTAGGGAGTTTAATTtagtattgtattgtaaataatatttcgtcTAGGTGCAGCTACTATGCTGTCTGTGGGCGGAAACTTCAGCCGTCCACGTGGTAATCCGCCCGTCATCAACTATCTGAAGGCTAACACTGTTCAGTACGCGCCGCCCAAACCACAGGCGCCAAGACTCAAGGTAATGTATgctataatacatatatacgtcTAGCTATCCGATGATATTGTCCTTGACGTACAGAGCTTAATTTCTGTTAGTGTAAGTTACCTTGAAATCTGTTTTTAGGCTTCTTGTTGAAAggcaatatatttgtatattttttcttctaaagaactttcttttataagtAGGTATATATAAACACTAAAACATCCCCCAATCCCGTTGCCCTTTCTCTGTGATGGTGACAACTGCGTACAGGGGGATATATTGACTTAGCATTGGAAGCATCATAGCCTTAGAATGGGTTGTGGTGTGCCGAAAatgttaatacatacatacataaatacattataatcagAAGTCGGGagctatataaattttcgACGATTTTGTAGAAACCACTCGCAACTCGcaagtaaatattatcatcCTCCAAAAACTGTTTGtcattgttttgtataaataaagatatgtgCACGCATCCTTCTAAGgaacaaatatatgaatattgttagcatcaaataatatacgagGGAGGTTAGCATTTATATCTGTAAAaagataaagttataatattaataaaaaataataatcgtgAAAGTTAAATCGAGATTAGAATTTTTTGATATAGTCTTtggttgtttaatatttttcgaatatcTCGAAACAAGTGATAGTTGTACAATCACTCGCTATTAACCAATACGGTTATTACGATGATTAATGTGACAATATAATATCATGAGGTCTTTGTCACTTATATTGGAGATGTGAAATCTGTTTGAATGATTACACTCGTGGTGCTGGGACCAGGGGcttaaggatattttttcatatatgtatattataattgtttcccAACAGATATCATTGTCTTTGTActgaaaaattaatgaaatttttaatgaaataaaagcaaaaacatTGCAATATTTGTCTCGAGCAATACATTCATTCATAGTAGTAAATATCAGATGACCATCCAAATTctctttaattgaatttagtaCAACTAGGAATCTAAATTTCTTGtttttcaacaattttaaaacattttcatctaatataatatataaatcctaAGCAGTATATTGTGTTTTGTGAGAGCCAAAATTAATTGTGACGTGTTttccatatataaaattaaattacgtaCAACTTGCAAGTTAATTTCCTTactaatagtaatattatttcacagcTGGTGAGCCAACAGCCAGCCTTAATCCCCGGCCGTCAATCTCCGCTGGGAGGTCCCCTGCCAGCACCTCCAGCTGCTCAGTTCCAGCGGTTGAAGGTGGAGGATGCCTTATCGTACTTGGACCAGGTCAAGTACAAGTTCAACACACAGCCTCAGGTCTACAATGACTTTCTTGATATAATGAAGGAATTTAAGAGTCAGACGTGAGTATTAAtcaatatagtaaaaatttgtattgtgtgttatataattactgtATTTTTACAGTAGACTAGCAGAGGATGTATATTTCTTGTAcacaaaacaaatcaaatgaACATATACaacgtatttaaaatgatgatattaattaCCGTTTGAAACTCGTGAAAAATTGTATGGCTGCATTACACTGAACCAAACATACAACGAAGTTTATCCGTCATCCTGCATAACAACAAGTTGTACTATAGTGTCGCTTCCAGGATCGACACGCCCGGCGTCATCACCCGGGTATCGAACCTGTTCAAGGGACATCCGGAGCTGATCGTCGGCTTCAACACCTTCCTACCGCCGGGGTATAAGATCGAAGTACAGAGTAATGGACAGGTGAgagatcttaaaatatatatatgtatatatatatgtcatgtGTGTGTAACATACAACAGTCTATTTCAAcaaatgtatatgttttagGTATTGATGTTTGATGAAGCTCTGCTAGAAATACtgctataatttatatacaaaattatttgactcCCATCACACCAACTAATAAgttatcattttaatgaagatggatttgttaaatatcataattgaaatattctaattattaTCAGGTCTCTGTGTCGATGCCATCGCCCACTGGTGCAGGCTGTCCGCCAGCAGGCGCCGTGGGCGTGGGAGTGGGCGCCAGTGGTGGCGTGGGCGTGGGCGGTGGTGGTAACGCCGTTGGCGTGACCGGTGCCGGTGTCATGATGGGTGTCCATCACCCTCCACCCCAACCACAACTAGTCCATCTGCTGCCTGTACCAcagtaagtatatattatatacaatcaatactaataaattaatttgcgtataaatatataaatgaccATATTGAAGCTTTACAAGAATAGTTAGTGAACTACTtgtgatataatttacaagttatatattaattatatgatgaaattaattacCGATTGATCCGTAATGATAAAAACTAGCGGCTGCTCTATAAGAGttctgatatatatacataaaaatcacAGTTATAGTAGGTAAAATACAAATGACTAATACAATATGTGTGTAGGTCTGTCAGTAACGCGATCGTTCATAACCTGTCTGTGAATGCCACGGCTACCAACACCCTGCATCATATATCACAAGCTCATCAGCAGATCGAGGCTGCAGCCATACACCATCCTCCAGGTGAGATTTTGAACACATGTTCCTACATACACGataaatctatatacatatatattcgaCTAGTTTTCGTTTGCGACTTTGGATGGAATTTGTATTGACTACAGAGATGGGATCAAATTTTATctgtcattatatttttacagatacgaaattgtttaaaacaatatttttgtgcaCAGCAACTGGTGAATTTAGCACGCGATCTATTTTAGTACAacctcatttttatatatatcttcctGACGTGTatcattagtttttttttttcgtttatactTAACAAGCAttgaataatttctttttgtaaatttaaatttatttcattgtttctataaattgactaattatatataattgtgtatAGGTTCAGCAGCTAATGCCAGCGCCAGTCACGCTGCTGCAGGTCAACCGGTGGAGTTCAACCACGCTATTGAATACGTCAATAAGATTAaggtaatgtatattttttataaatatatatataacctttatTGATTGagataataatacttatatcaAAAGTTATATGTGGATAACGAAGAAAGTATCGCTTACTGCCATGTTCATAAAAGAgtatgtataagaaaaaatatataacattattaaaatgtattataattacagtCTCGTTTCTCACGCCAACCGGACAAGTACAAGCGTTTCCTTGAGATATTACACGCGTATCAGAGGGGGCACCGGGATCTCAAGGAACCCCACGCCAAGCAGCAGACGGAACAGGAGGTGTACGCACAGGTACatacacaaacaaacacacatatatacatacaagaTGCACTGATATAAACTGTTAGACATTTAATATCATCACTTGTGATATTATTTCTCTTTCTCCGTctctgtatttattattgacattttaatgcatagataataaaatattgtgatgaAGTTAATTACCGATTGATCTGTAATGATAAAAACTAGCGGCTGCTCTATAAGAGTTCtgatatgaaaatgtatatatcaaCGCGATTATCGTCAAGATCCCAGTCTTATAGTTGTTTACCTCAGGTGGCGAAATTATTTGAGAAGCAAGACGACTTGCTGGCCGAGTTTGGTCAGTTCTTACCTGACGCGAAGGCTGTGACCAAGCCGACGCCCATACCACCTCATTCGAGATCACCACCGCCGCAggtaaaaattgtatgaaattttacatttacatattaattatttagtttttttttattggtttgTATTTGCGGTATGAATCGTCGATATGaaagtttcaaaattattctgaataattaatatacctttaaaagtaatttcgaGATGACATCTCCATTGTTAATGAATTCAAAGTCTTAAGTTTATTCACTTGCTGTATATAGCGTATTATATTCCACCAGGTCCGTATGGAAGCTGAACTAGACCGCTTCCCCAGCTCGACGCCGTCATCCCCTCCACATGGGGCCGTGACACACGTGACGCACGCGACACACGTGACACCAGCACCTACACCGACACACGCGGCACACGTGACTCACGTGACACACGCTCACGTCCCGCCCCAGCCACATCCAGTACACACACAGGTAAGGATCGCTATCTAGCATGTGTCACACGCCGGCCGCTCTAAGTTTGCGTTTCTGGCACGGCTCACGACGTGACGACaagtataaatgttaattttgaatCGTTTGACAGCCGCCTGCGCCCAAACACACCAGCGCCGCAGTAGTCACGCCACAACATCACCTCAAACGGTCGCCCAGCTTCACGTCAACAACACAAATAAGTGAGTTATTAAGTATACAACTATTTatcaattactttataaatctGTGCGCAGGAAGAGGGCTGTTATTTTGTCGTCCATGTCTGTTTGTGTGTCTGTGACATCGTATCTCTCAAATGAATTAACGGCTTTCGATGCTGTTTTTGCCATTTAAAACCTAATTTCCTGCTATAGCTTAGCTTATATCGGTCAAGCTGTGTAAGAACATCCACGTCTCAAACGATGTAATGCAATTTTGGCTTATGAGCGTGATTTTATTTCGCACATCAATTGACCGGCAGTTTGTCTGTCAAATGTTTGCTATGtagtctatatataaaatatatacatatatctatatattttaattcaattatttcttttactaaGGTTCAGGTGCGCCAGCAGCCAAGCGAGCCAGGGTCCGTGATCTATCAGTGTCCGAGGCTGGTAAAATGGCCGCCGCCAGTGACTATTCGTTCTTCGACCGTGCTAGGAAGGCCTTAAGATCGCAGCATGTATATGACAACTTCTTAAGGTAAGCATAATGTGTTTTACATAACCCACTGGCAATTTtgaacgatttttttatttttaaaatagtatatactAACTATACTTAGCCTTTTGCAAACCACGTTTATGAACAATTCTATGTTTTAATTCAACTTTTAATCGTATTCGAGGGTAGTGAATATTACATGTAATCATTTCCTTTAtacttaatttcaattatgcgagattatgaattttatattaattttctatttgttaGACATAATTATCAAATCTCATTAGTGATAAAGAATTTaactatgtatgtaattttaagcgaattgaaaaaatatttttatttataggatttttttaacagtttacttaaaaaagtttgcaataaattactataatattggTATAATTTCAGATGTCTCCTGTTATTTACAAACGAGATAATATCATCATCTGAGCTGTTATGTGTGACGGCGCCGTTTCTGTGTCGCCACCCTGAGCTACAGAAGTGGCTTCAAGACTTTGTAGGACCTGTGTCACCACCACACACACccacaaacacacatacaggTACAGAGAGATGatcaagttataaaatattaaaatacatttattgatatgaacaggaatttatgaaaattagtCAGTTCATTTTTGATTGGTAAATAATTACCTATAGAGctttactatattataatttctcctttaataaaatttagtccAATTCCACTACAGAgctgaatgaaaaaatatggttTAGTCTATCATTTTGTcctattttttgtaaataacttaaaatggtaaaatttatatatatacgattatatgtatatatgtttatacagGTGGATACAACAATAACTTCACAAGTTCAAGCAACCTTCTATACGAACGTACACGTTTAGGGTCAGAGAGTAAAAATAGATATGAACCCTTGGGTCCACTGGGAGCTCAAATGAGACACGAGAGACCTCAAGGAGATGCTGCTATGGATATAGGTAATATACAAATGACCTCTAAATACTGTAATTgtgttaacttaaaattaatatatatatatgaaaaatctatTGTAACCGAGCAGGATTCGAACCTGTGACGTCTAGTATATTgcgttttaattgttttaaaactaagcTATCGTGACCTCACTCGGTGATCTTGTCACTTAAAATATCATGTAAAAACCTCGCCAACGACAATATTTAGTTGATAAATAACGCTATAGTCATAAAGTTGAGGTCGATGAACCTTTTAACCCACTTCAAAAAGGAAGAGTTTTCTCAATTTGACCGtatatatgcatttttttcctttgtttGTTCGCGGATAACTTCGTCGTTTATAAACCGATTTTGACTATTgcttttttcaataaatttgtttttgttgtgtaatgttattaaagactttgtaacaaatattgtttgtttacatACAGATCTATCGACGTGTAAACGTCTGGGCACCTCGTACTGCGCCCTGCCACGGGAAGCAGCCGCTAGGAAATGTTCAGGACGAACACCGCTCTGCAAGGAGGTTGgttcttataatatactacTAATATTAATGGACTAGCTTCTGCACTTGAGTTCGTACGTGACCTCGAGGTTGTGTTTAGAGAAACGAATCATTGGCACTTAAAATaacatgattatttatttaaaagttgaaCTATTCTATTGCataccttttttaaaatacatagttttttttaagtaataaaaatattcaacatagACAAAGATAAAGATCTTATTCTATATGTATTAGCTATACTAGCTGTTGCCTgctttttttccttttataagACAGTgggttaattatatttttgaagattGCTTAATCAGATCCTGAATTGGTGGTGATAAGACTAGCGCAGGATAATGCCCTTACGGTACAAAAATGCCTAAAccctttaatataacaaacgtAATGCGTACAATTCAATCAAAAACATCCTCATTTTTGAAGTTGGTTAAAAAGTGACgtaaagatattattactttatgaaGTAAATGTtaccataaaattaattcaccaGGTACTAAATGACACGTGGGTGTCGTTCCCTACGTGGAGTGAGGATTCTACTTTCGTGACATCACGGAAGACTCAAtatgaagaatatatatacCGCTGTGAGGACGAGAGATTTGaggtaatgtatataaatacataaaataataagcataCGGGTtatgtacataatttgatGATATTAAAGGGGCAATACTTTGAAGGGTATGAAAATACATTCAGTAGCTACAGAAGACgagcatacatatatatattgctcgTCTTATATCTTATTTGCCCATTTATCATATAGAGAGAATTTTGCTactagattatatatatacaaatttgtaAAGTTGACTGTACACGTGGTATAGAGTCATAAAAACTAATCCAACGCCAACCTTCCAGCTGGACGTGGTCATAGAGACGAACGCAGCAACAATCAGAGTATTGGAAGGAGCTCAGAAGAAGTTGTCTCGAATGAGTCCAGAAGACGCTGCCAAGTACCGCCTGGACGACTGTCTCGGCGGACATTCACCCACCATACACCAGAGGGCGCTCAAGAGGATCTACGGCGACAAGGTGGTACGGCGCACACGCTCTACGCATGCGcggacacacacacacacaaacgcGCGCGCGCGCATCCACACACTACAATACAGTAAAGGCTCTCGCAGACGAGAACACACACAAATTACGCAAATGCGTAAATACACTGTGTCGTCGCTGCTGGAACAGAATTCtcttacacacacacacgcacattTATGCTTAGATGGTTAAAACATATGTAAAAGTAGTATAACGAAATTACAATGATGATAACATATATGAAgattctatataaatgttcACATATACTAAATGCAATTTGGAAATTGAATTGTTGCTTCTATGTAGATAGAAACAAACACAAATACATTGCTTGTTGTAGAAGAAATAGAActctaacatattttttatactgtagtattattattatatatttacttgtagTTTGTATATCTAGAATCTAAGATTGGACAAAATTATTAGGAAGTagatagaatattatttatgcagtagagatacatatatatttatataaacactgatattgtcattaataaagatcgtatattataatatgtattacttGCAGGCTGTGGACATTATAGCTGGTTTGAAGAAAAATCCTGTTGTGGCCGTGCCGGTAGTGCTGAGACGGCTTAAAGCCAAGGAGGAAGAGTGGAGGGAGGCACAGAAGGTAAGGatggatataatatatgtatatatatagttgtatAGCTATCAAGATTTTTCggttgtgttttaaatttttacctattaagataaatataaaatcaatttaatagaTGATAGctctatagaaaataaaactatgatgAAACACATGCGATGTGCTTTGCAGAATTACATTGTTGATACAAGCATGCTGCCTTCCTTCTGATGTTATACACGGTTGTACGAAATGTGTACAGTGATTGAAAAACactaaagataattttatttaacagggCTTCAACAAACAATGGCGCGAACAGAACGAGAAATATTATCTCAAGTCCTTAGATCACCAGGGGATAACGTTTAAGCAGAACGATTTGAAAGCTCTGCGCTCCAAGTGCTTGTTCAACGAGGTCGAAAGTGCGTTCGCTGTGAGGAAACCCGGGCCGCATCTGTTGAGCGACTACGGCACCAAGTCAAGACATGaaggtatatatattactatacagTGCGTTACATGATTGTAGTATAAATTGCTAGTTGAAATGTGGGTAATAGGAATAGAGTCAAACTGTCACAATTCTCAGTATACTGGtttagatatatattgaaCGATAGTCGCATTTAACgggtgatttatatataatgttatgtttaattattttttagtgaTACATTTGTTTCTATTCAACCAGCTATCAAGATAGCCCGTGATGCTGCGGAATTGCTGATACATCACGCTCGCCGACAGACCGGCATCCAGAAGGCCGAGAAGAGGCGCATCAAACTCCTGCTGAGGCAGTTCCTGCCGGATCTCATGGCGCATCCGCGACTTCCGCTCAGCGACGACGAGCATGAAGGTTGGTCCACAAatacttcaa
Proteins encoded in this region:
- the LOC116776373 gene encoding paired amphipathic helix protein Sin3b isoform X5, translated to MMKRTGPRLGPDEPSQLTPSPAQIQQAGASNIHNISQSGQPQLLGAATMLSVGGNFSRPRGNPPVINYLKANTVQYAPPKPQAPRLKLVSQQPALIPGRQSPLGGPLPAPPAAQFQRLKVEDALSYLDQVKYKFNTQPQVYNDFLDIMKEFKSQTIDTPGVITRVSNLFKGHPELIVGFNTFLPPGYKIEVQSNGQVSVSMPSPTGAGCPPAGAVGVGVGASGGVGVGGGGNAVGVTGAGVMMGVHHPPPQPQLVHLLPVPQSVSNAIVHNLSVNATATNTLHHISQAHQQIEAAAIHHPPGSAANASASHAAAGQPVEFNHAIEYVNKIKSRFSRQPDKYKRFLEILHAYQRGHRDLKEPHAKQQTEQEVYAQVAKLFEKQDDLLAEFGQFLPDAKAVTKPTPIPPHSRSPPPQVKIVRMEAELDRFPSSTPSSPPHGAVTHVTHATHVTPAPTPTHAAHVTHVTHAHVPPQPHPVHTQPPAPKHTSAAVVTPQHHLKRSPSFTSTTQISSGAPAAKRARVRDLSVSEAGKMAAASDYSFFDRARKALRSQHVYDNFLRCLLLFTNEIISSSELLCVTAPFLCRHPELQKWLQDFVGPVSPPHTPTNTHTGGYNNNFTSSSNLLYERTRLGSESKNRYEPLGPLGAQMRHERPQGDAAMDIDLSTCKRLGTSYCALPREAAARKCSGRTPLCKEVLNDTWVSFPTWSEDSTFVTSRKTQYEEYIYRCEDERFELDVVIETNAATIRVLEGAQKKLSRMSPEDAAKYRLDDCLGGHSPTIHQRALKRIYGDKVAVDIIAGLKKNPVVAVPVVLRRLKAKEEEWREAQKGFNKQWREQNEKYYLKSLDHQGITFKQNDLKALRSKCLFNEVESAFAVRKPGPHLLSDYGTKSRHEAIKIARDAAELLIHHARRQTGIQKAEKRRIKLLLRQFLPDLMAHPRLPLSDDEHEEEKEEPTSPGSPTADQADEKTTVKNEKQESSESDNASDKSSRNNKNDKENKPKNNNTETKDSTNSIKRSISNEEASIKMELKNENDLEDDYRDHPPNESRFVCTSSWYLFLRLHGVLCARLCGARQAAQQLAAGEAARASTRPPSVAAALRLKPTNLPADASSPSEYYNALLELVKGVLDGNVESSAYEDAAREMLGIKAYPLYTLDKVVSIAVRQLQHCVSESWSVRATELASRGPRGPPYIRRALRALRPHHTAFLVTFYFGDTCKVGFELMEAAGEGRASPHRDQRLSPTQSRRDTNGDASVRHGGWSPYRYAPIATNKPVFLRRNARRSGAGATGAHTASAPPDISEAPAHARRRKPPRLHDHDCGVTSGARLAACRPHQLYRAGCLTAARVSHARLSAARRTRFRTWLDSRTH
- the LOC116776373 gene encoding paired amphipathic helix protein Sin3b isoform X6, which codes for MMKRTGPRLGPDEPSQLTPSPAQIQQAGASNIHNISQSGQPQLLGAATMLSVGGNFSRPRGNPPVINYLKANTVQYAPPKPQAPRLKLVSQQPALIPGRQSPLGGPLPAPPAAQFQRLKVEDALSYLDQVKYKFNTQPQVYNDFLDIMKEFKSQTIDTPGVITRVSNLFKGHPELIVGFNTFLPPGYKIEVQSNGQVSVSMPSPTGAGCPPAGAVGVGVGASGGVGVGGGGNAVGVTGAGVMMGVHHPPPQPQLVHLLPVPQSVSNAIVHNLSVNATATNTLHHISQAHQQIEAAAIHHPPGSAANASASHAAAGQPVEFNHAIEYVNKIKSRFSRQPDKYKRFLEILHAYQRGHRDLKEPHAKQQTEQEVYAQVAKLFEKQDDLLAEFGQFLPDAKAVTKPTPIPPHSRSPPPQVKIVRMEAELDRFPSSTPSSPPHGAVTHVTHATHVTPAPTPTHAAHVTHVTHAHVPPQPHPVHTQPPAPKHTSAAVVTPQHHLKRSPSFTSTTQISSGAPAAKRARVRDLSVSEAGKMAAASDYSFFDRARKALRSQHVYDNFLRCLLLFTNEIISSSELLCVTAPFLCRHPELQKWLQDFVGPVSPPHTPTNTHTGGYNNNFTSSSNLLYERTRLGSESKNRYEPLGPLGAQMRHERPQGDAAMDIDLSTCKRLGTSYCALPREAAARKCSGRTPLCKEVLNDTWVSFPTWSEDSTFVTSRKTQYEEYIYRCEDERFELDVVIETNAATIRVLEGAQKKLSRMSPEDAAKYRLDDCLGGHSPTIHQRALKRIYGDKAVDIIAGLKKNPVVAVPVVLRRLKAKEEEWREAQKGFNKQWREQNEKYYLKSLDHQGITFKQNDLKALRSKCLFNEVESAFAVRKPGPHLLSDYGTKSRHEAIKIARDAAELLIHHARRQTGIQKAEKRRIKLLLRQFLPDLMAHPRLPLSDDEHEEEKEEPTSPGSPTADQADEKTTVKNEKQESSESDNASDKSSRNNKNDKENKPKNNNTETKDSTNSIKRSISNEEASIKMELKNENDLEDDYRDHPPNESRFVCTSSWYLFLRLHGVLCARLCGARQAAQQLAAGEAARASTRPPSVAAALRLKPTNLPADASSPSEYYNALLELVKGVLDGNVESSAYEDAAREMLGIKAYPLYTLDKVVSIAVRQLQHCVSESWSVRATELASRGPRGPPYIRRALRALRPHHTAFLVTFYFGDTCKVGFELMEAAGEGRASPHRDQRLSPTQSRRDTNGDASVRHGGWSPYRYAPIATNKPVFLRRNARRSGAGATGAHTASAPPDISEAPAHARRRKPPRLHDHDCGVTSGARLAACRPHQLYRAGCLTAARVSHARLSAARRTRFRTWLDSRTH
- the LOC116776373 gene encoding paired amphipathic helix protein Sin3b isoform X4, whose translation is MMKRTGPRLGPDEPSQLTPSPAQIQQAGASNIHNISQSGQPQLLGAATMLSVGGNFSRPRGNPPVINYLKANTVQYAPPKPQAPRLKLVSQQPALIPGRQSPLGGPLPAPPAAQFQRLKVEDALSYLDQVKYKFNTQPQVYNDFLDIMKEFKSQTVASRIDTPGVITRVSNLFKGHPELIVGFNTFLPPGYKIEVQSNGQVSVSMPSPTGAGCPPAGAVGVGVGASGGVGVGGGGNAVGVTGAGVMMGVHHPPPQPQLVHLLPVPQSVSNAIVHNLSVNATATNTLHHISQAHQQIEAAAIHHPPGSAANASASHAAAGQPVEFNHAIEYVNKIKSRFSRQPDKYKRFLEILHAYQRGHRDLKEPHAKQQTEQEVYAQVAKLFEKQDDLLAEFGQFLPDAKAVTKPTPIPPHSRSPPPQVRMEAELDRFPSSTPSSPPHGAVTHVTHATHVTPAPTPTHAAHVTHVTHAHVPPQPHPVHTQPPAPKHTSAAVVTPQHHLKRSPSFTSTTQISSGAPAAKRARVRDLSVSEAGKMAAASDYSFFDRARKALRSQHVYDNFLRCLLLFTNEIISSSELLCVTAPFLCRHPELQKWLQDFVGPVSPPHTPTNTHTGGYNNNFTSSSNLLYERTRLGSESKNRYEPLGPLGAQMRHERPQGDAAMDIDLSTCKRLGTSYCALPREAAARKCSGRTPLCKEVLNDTWVSFPTWSEDSTFVTSRKTQYEEYIYRCEDERFELDVVIETNAATIRVLEGAQKKLSRMSPEDAAKYRLDDCLGGHSPTIHQRALKRIYGDKVAVDIIAGLKKNPVVAVPVVLRRLKAKEEEWREAQKGFNKQWREQNEKYYLKSLDHQGITFKQNDLKALRSKCLFNEVESAFAVRKPGPHLLSDYGTKSRHEAIKIARDAAELLIHHARRQTGIQKAEKRRIKLLLRQFLPDLMAHPRLPLSDDEHEEEKEEPTSPGSPTADQADEKTTVKNEKQESSESDNASDKSSRNNKNDKENKPKNNNTETKDSTNSIKRSISNEEASIKMELKNENDLEDDYRDHPPNESRFVCTSSWYLFLRLHGVLCARLCGARQAAQQLAAGEAARASTRPPSVAAALRLKPTNLPADASSPSEYYNALLELVKGVLDGNVESSAYEDAAREMLGIKAYPLYTLDKVVSIAVRQLQHCVSESWSVRATELASRGPRGPPYIRRALRALRPHHTAFLVTFYFGDTCKVGFELMEAAGEGRASPHRDQRLSPTQSRRDTNGDASVRHGGWSPYRYAPIATNKPVFLRRNARRSGAGATGAHTASAPPDISEAPAHARRRKPPRLHDHDCGVTSGARLAACRPHQLYRAGCLTAARVSHARLSAARRTRFRTWLDSRTH